A genomic window from Lotus japonicus ecotype B-129 chromosome 1, LjGifu_v1.2 includes:
- the LOC130733616 gene encoding uncharacterized protein LOC130733616: MSVTAGVSDTVIAVRDKLRGKIGQTKVKRYWPGKVPEWADEENEDDAAAAGGDFRPNREAALEEAFPRHEEDAAIVRKDDRRLRRLAESRIDNREEVRADHRRIRQAEIVSTIEEEARRQERLDFEEDDEEALAERRRQLKEKLRQRELEEEEALPTEEEEEEEEEEEEEESEYETDSDEEYTGVAMVKPVFVPKSERDTIAERERVEAEELALEEARKRRLEERRIETKQLVVEEIRKDHEIQRNMELGANIADVDTDDELNEAEEYEAWKVREIGRIKRDREEREAMLREKEEIEKVRNMTEEERREWERKNPKPAKSSKQKWRFMQKYYHKGVFFQDDPDDRAATVGTDNIFARDFSAPTGEDKMDKTILPKVMQVKHFGRSGRTKWTHLVNEDTTDWNNPWTYNDPLRAKYNQKMAAMDAPIAKPKGSKKMKDWESR; this comes from the exons ATGTCAGTGACAGCAGGTGTTAGCGATACAGTAATCGCTGTAAGAGATAAGCTCAGAGGTAAAATCGGCCAAACCAAAGTGAAGCGGTATTGGCCGGGAAAAGTTCCTGAATGGGCTGATGAGGAGAATGAAGACGACGCCGCCGCTGCCGGCGGTGATTTCAGACCTAACCGGGAAGCTGCATTGGAGGAAGCGTTTCCTCGTCACGAAGAAGATGCGGCGATTGTGAGAAAAGATGACCGCAGGCTCCGTCGATTGGCGGAGAGCCGGATTGATAACCGGGAGGAAGTTAGGGCTGATCATCGTAGAATCCGGCAAGCGGAGATTGTTTCGACTATCGAAGAGGAGGCAAGGAGGCAGGAGAGGTTGGATTTTGAGGAGGATGATGAGGAGGCTTTGGCGGAGAGGAGGAGGCAGTTGAAGGAGAAGCTGCGTCAGAGGGAgctggaagaagaagaagcgctTCCCacggaagaagaggaggaggaggaagaggaagaggaggaggaggagtctgAGTATGAGACTGATTCGGATGAGGAGTATACTGGAGTGGCTATGGTGAAGCCTGTGTTTGTTCCGAAATCTGAGAGAGATACCATTGCTGAGCGCGAGCGAGTCGAGGCTGAGGAGCTGGCTCTCGAGGAGGCGAGGAAAAGGAGATTGGAGGAGAGGAGGATCGAGACGAAGCAGCTTGTTGTTGAGGAGATTCGGAAGGATCATGAGATTCAGAGGAATATGGAATTGGGGGCGAACATTGCTGATGTGGATACTGATGATGAATTGAATGAGGCGGAGGAGTATGAAGCGTGGAAAGTGAGGGAGATTGGTAGGATCAAGAGGGATAGGGAGGAGAGGGAGGCAATGCTGAGGGAGAAAGAAGAGATTGAGAAGGTAAGGAATATGACTGAGGAAGAGAGGAGAGAATGGGAAAGGAAGAATCCTAAGCCAGCTAAATCATCAAAGCAGAAATGGAGATTTATGCAGAAATACTATCACAAGGGTGTTTTCTTCCAAGATGATCCCGACGACCGAGCTGCCACCGTTGGAACTGACAATATTTTCGCGCGTGATTTCTCAGCTCCAACTGGTGAAGATAAAATGGACAAGACAATATTGCCTAAGGTTATGCAAGTCAAGCACTTTGGACGCAGCGGAAGAACTAAGTGGACTCATCTTGTCAATGAGGACACTACTGATTGGAACAACCC GTGGACTTACAATGATCCACTTCGTGCAAAATATAATCAGAAGATGGCAGCAATGGACGCACCTATAGCGAAACCTAAAGGAAGCAAAAAAATGAAGGATTGGGAATCTCGATGA